The following proteins come from a genomic window of Sesamum indicum cultivar Zhongzhi No. 13 linkage group LG10, S_indicum_v1.0, whole genome shotgun sequence:
- the LOC105172547 gene encoding serine/threonine-protein kinase-like protein At5g23170: protein MKEFDLQELEVATDGFSPSRIVGKGSHGSVYRGILKDGNHVAIKKQSLGLQKLGDNTKLENEARILSSLHPHPCLINLLGISYDSFGNKILVTEYMPNGTLHEILHLSAMPLSWPKRVEFAIHIAKGVGFIHESDPSIVHRDIKSANVLVDKNWKAKVADFGLAIREDELNVPAGTIGYLDPGYTTPCKLSTKTDVFSYGVLLLELISSRKVIDVVESPASIVEWAVPLIQKGRMMEVVDKRVVLPQYTRRSIKQLLRMAARCLSPTEALRPCMPQILAILESSILSPVPRPLSINLIPEIILKILKSKKMRISGTCEDHDIRSKKMSKHTLPVREILIDLTLK, encoded by the coding sequence ATGAAGGAATTTGATCTCCAAGAACTTGAAGTAGCGACGGATGGATTCTCTCCGTCGCGAATAGTCGGAAAAGGAAGCCACGGCAGCGTGTACAGAGGCATCCTCAAAGACGGCAACCACGTCGCCATCAAGAAGCAATCCTTAGGCCTCCAAAAGCTTGGAGACAACACGAAGCTGGAGAACGAAGCACGTATCTTATCGTCGCTTCATCCCCATCCATGCCTCATCAACTTGCTTGGCATTAGCTACGACTCTTTTGGCAACAAAATTCTTGTCACGGAATACATGCCTAACGGTACGTTGCATGAAATCCTCCACCTCTCGGCCATGCCTCTGTCGTGGCCAAAACGTGTGGAATTCGCCATCCATATTGCTAAGGGGGTTGGTTTCATCCATGAATCCGACCCCTCCATCGTGCACCGGGATATCAAATCAGCCAACGTGTTGGTTGACAAGAATTGGAAGGCAAAGGTAGCCGATTTTGGGTTGGCCATCCGTGAAGACGAGTTAAATGTACCTGCGGGTACAATAGGGTACCTAGACCCTGGTTACACCACGCCTTGCAAGTTGAGCACCAAAACCGATGTTTTTAGCTACGGAGTGTTGTTGCTGGAGCTAATATCCAGCCGAAAAGTGATTGACGTAGTTGAATCGCCGGCCTCGATCGTGGAGTGGGCTGTCCCGTTGATCCAAAAGGGACGGATGATGGAAGTTGTGGACAAAAGAGTTGTTTTGCCACAGTACACGCGACGCAGCATCAAGCAATTGCTACGGATGGCAGCGCGTTGCCTGTCACCAACGGAGGCTCTCCGTCCTTGCATGCCTCAAATCCTTGCCATTTTAGAGAGTTCAATCCTCAGCCCAGTTCCACGCCCTCTGTCCATCAATCTTATCCCTGAAATCATTCTTAAGATATTGAAAAGCAAAAAGATGAGAATCAGTGGCACGTGTGAAGACCATGATATCAGAAGTAAGAAAATGTCCAAACACACATTGCCAGTCAGGGAAATCTTGATTGATCTTACGTTGAAATGa